Genomic window (Staphylococcus debuckii):
GCAATTTTACGCACAGAATGATTTTTATGTCGCAAACTTTGTCCAAATAAAATATCATTTTGTGTACCTAATGCTTGTTGCAGCAGTTTAGGAAAACCTTCTGCATCCAACCAATCATCAGCATCTAAAAAAGTGATGTATTCACTATCAGATGCGTCTATTCCTACGTTGCGAGGCATTGCAGGACTTTCCGTATTTTCTTCTAATCGTATTGTCCTCACATATTCATATTCATTTTCATAAGTTTTTATTTTTTCTAAAGATTGATCTGTAGAGGCATCATCTACAAAAATTACTTCTATCTGAGATTTATCGAGATTTAAGTTATCAATTGAATTCATAGTTTTATCTAAAAATAGTTCTTTATTGTAAACTGGAACGATGATTGCTAAATCTTTAGTCACAAAAGTTCCTCCTCGTCTGCATGGTCTTCTGAAATATTTTATTTACTTTTTACCCGCTACATAAAAATTCATGTTTACAGATGATAGTCGTCCAATTTTACAGTCAGTTTTATAGATTTTTCGCTGAGTTTTGTCAAAATATATAGTAAAAAGCAGCCTTACTCTATGCAACAATGTACATGAGAAAGACTGCTTATCTTCATTTTATTAACGATGGTTTACGAATGCTTTGTATTGTTCAACGTTTTTAATACCTTGTTGTACAGTGCTGATTGCATTGACTAATTCATAATCTGGTTGCGCTTGCTTTAATACAGTTTGTGCTTGTTCCACTGTCTTTTTCAATTGTGCTTCATCTTGATTCATTAAATGACGACTTTCTGTTAATAAACCGTTTGCTTTAATAATTAAATTTTGTAGTTCTGTCTTTTTACTTTGAACATCTGAACTACCTTTTTCAGTTTGCAAGTGGATTTGGAAAACTTCGTTATAGACAGCTGATAATCTGTTAATCGCTGTTACAACTTGTGAATCATTTGAAGCATTTTGTTGTTTTTTAGCAAAGTGCAACTCTTGATTCAATTTATTTTGATAAAATCTTGCCCCTGATTCTTTCGCCATTCCTTTATAATACGAACTTGCATTAAGTAAGTTCTTTAAGTTTTCTTTCGCTGTTACATTATAGTCACGGAACTCATATGCCCCATAAGAAGCAGCTTCAGCTTGCTTTGAAAATATGTTTGCTCCTGCAGATCCAAGTAAAGCGACTGCTAATCCTGAGAGTAAAAATTGTTTAAAATTCATGGTTGTAATCTCCTTTAATTTACATACTCAAATTGTAAGTCAGAAATAGCTTTTATTGAATTAACCAATTATTAAATATTAATTATTTTATTCAAAGAATAGATGAGATAAACTTATAATCATCGGGTATAGGAGAACAGCAATGAAAGGAGATTTATAATGCCCCCAAAACATATCGTGTCTGCTTCATGTGTTGTATTAAACGACGAAGATATAATTTTATTAATCAAAAGTCCATTGCGCGGTTGGGAAATTCCTGGTGGCCAAATTGAAAACGGAGAAACTATTCGAGAAGGCGTCATCCGTGAAGTCAAAGAAGAATCAGGCGTTGACGTTGAGTTGACTGAGTTCTGTGGTGTCTTTCAAAATACAGAGCATTCTATTATCAACAACTTGTTTAAAGGTAAATATATCAGTGGTCAACTCACAACGAGTGACGAAAGTTTAGAAGTCGGTTTCTTTACTTATGCAGAAGTAATGGAAAAAGTAACCTGGGGAAATTTCACTGAACGCATACGTTTGTGCTTTTCTGAGGAAGAGCAACCTTTTTTAATTTCGTTTTAAACGCTCAATAAAACAACTTTTTCTAGTCTAAAATATTATTTTCCATATTTTTCACTTTGCAAATTATTCTCTATTATTACTAATAATATACTCTCAAGTTTATACACTAAAACACAGTAACCCCTAAGAAGATTACTGTGTTTTAATTTTCTTATACTTTTGTTAGTTCTGGATTTATTTTCGATTGATATCCTGTAACTTCACTGTTCCGAATAGGATAATTTCTAAATAAATAAGACATTACGATACCTACAATAAAGCAGATTATTGCAGCAATCGCAGCATATTTCAACACTTCTAATGCAGGATTGAATCCAAACATCACCAATATACCTGGCGTCGGCGCTGCAGTGCCTGGCGCGTCATTAATTAAACCTGAATAAGCAATTACCATTCCAGCCAGTCCGCCGCCTATAAAGTTTGTAACATATATCGGCACAGGATTCGATGATACTAAATCCGCTTTTGATAAAGGTTCAATTGCAATAGAAATCACAGATTTCAAATTACCGATTTTCAGGCGATGCAAGAGAGTTGTATTCATGAAGCTGGAAGCAAACGCTGTTAGAGCTGCAACTGCCATCGGAGCGCCTGTCAATCCTAACATCGCTGTAAGTGCCATAGAACTCAACGGTGAGGTACCTACTACTGTGATAATACCGCCAAGTATTAAGCCCATAAGCAATGGACTTGCTGCCATCGCCGCATCAATAATACCTCCAATTTTTAGTAACGATCCATCAACTAACGGGGTAAAACCTACTCCTAATAGACGCGCTAATGGAATACAGAAAATCACAACTATGATAAAGTCTAATCCATTTGTAATTTTCTTTTCTATCAATCGAATAACAAATGTCATAAGATAAGCTCCGAATAATGCTGGAATTAATCCGATTCCTGCAAATGACACAGCAAGCAGAGCTGAATTTTGTGTGTTTATTTTTCTAGACAAAGCAACTAGAAAACCTACAATAACACCACTTAATGTCCCTGCTAATTTCCCTGTTTTTTTCAAAAATTCAATATGCAAGATATCTCCCAAAACATATCCTTGAAGTGCTTCAACTAAAAATGTCGCAATTGCTGCAGTGGCCAAAGCCCCCATTACTGCACGGCCATCTGGTGCATAATATGTAAATAACGTGAAAAAGACTAAGATGAGTAATAATAAGCCAGTACCAATTATAATATCTATTTTACACAGCTCCTTAAAAAGTATAGTGTCTCAACTTTATCTTTTTTGTAGGAAAATTGCAATGAGTTTTTTGTTTAATTTGAATTCTCTAAATTGTGATTACAATTTCAGATTGATATTGTTTCAGAAAAGTTTCTCAAGAGTCCATAAACAATCTAATCATGATTTAGACGTTTATAATACGTAGTTACACAGTCGCTGATAATCGAAAAAAGAGGCTAGAAAACGCCTTATATCAACGTTTCTAGCCTCTTATATCAGTTATATTATTATTCCCACTCTATGGTACTTGGCGGCTTAGAAGTTACATCATAAACAACACGGTTTACGTGATCAACTTCGTTTACGATACGACTTGAGATTTTTTGTAATACTTCCCAATCGATACGCGCAAAGTCACTTGTCATACCATCGATAGAAGTTACGGCGCGGATACCAATCGTATAATCATAAGTGCGATAGTCACCCATAACACCTACTGAACGCATACCTGGTAATACTGTGAAGTATTGCCAAATTTCACGTTCTAATCCTTCTTCACGAATCACTTCACGTAGAATCGCATCAGATTCGCGGACGATTTCTAATTTTTCTTCAGTGATTTCACCTAGTACACGGATACCAAGTCCTGGACCTGGGAATGGCTGTCTCCAAACTAAGTGTTCAGGAATACCTAATTCAATACCTAAAGCACGTACTTCATCTTTGAATAAAGTATTGATAGGTTCGATTAATTCAAACTGCATGTCTTCAGGTAATCCACCTACGTTGTGGTGAGATTTAATTGTTTGTGCAGTTTTAGTACCTGATTCGATAACATCAGTGTAAAGCGTACCTTGTGCAAGGAAGTCTACACCTTTTAATTTAGAAGCTTCGTCATCAAATACATAAACGAATTCGTTACCGATGATTTTACGTTTTTGTTCTGGATCAGAAACACCTTTTAATTTATCCATGAAACGATCTTTGGCATTTACACGAATAATATTCATGTTGAAACCTTCACCGAATTGTTCCATTACCATGTCGCCTTCGCCTTTACGTAACAAACCATGGTCAACGAAGATACAAGTCAATTGGTCGCCGATAGCTTTATGCAATAATACAGCAACAACGGATGAGTCTACACCGCCGCTCATAGCACATAATACTTTACGGTCGCCGACTTGCTCACGAATTTTTTCGATTTCTAAATCGATGAAGTTTTCCATAGTCCATTCACCTGTACAGTCACAGATACGACGTACGAAATTACGTAAAATATCGTTACCATATTCTGTATGACGTACTTCTGGATGGAATTGAACACCGTAAATTCGACGTTCTTTATCTTCAATCGCAGCATATGGCGTACTTGGGCTATCTGCAATGGATTCAAAGCCTTCTGGAATTTCAATCACTTTATCAGAATGGCTCATCCATACTGTTTGTTCTTCAGGTAATCCGAAGAATAATTCATCTGCTTTAGCACGAATGATGGCTTTACCATATTCTCTTTCGTTTGCACGTTCTACTTTACCGCCTAATAATTTAGTCGTTAATTGCATACCGTAGCAAATACCAAGAACAGGTACGCCTAGATTATAAATTTCAGGGTCGATTGTGTATGAGCCTTCTTCGTATACTGAGTTAGGACCACCTGACAAGATGATACCTTTTGGGTTCATCTTTTTAATTTCTTCAATAGAAATTTCGTGGTCATGCAACTCACTATATACGCCCATTTCACGAATACGACGTGTAATTAATTGGTTGTATTGGCTACCAAAGTCTAATACAAGAATTAACTCTTGTTCTTTCGCCATTTCCATAAATCAGTTTCTCCTTTTATCTTGAGTAGTTTGGTGATTCTTTTGTAATTTGGATGTTATGCGGATGGCTTTCTGCTAAACCAGCTGGTCCC
Coding sequences:
- a CDS encoding PTS sugar transporter subunit IIC; translation: MDIIIGTGLLLLILVFFTLFTYYAPDGRAVMGALATAAIATFLVEALQGYVLGDILHIEFLKKTGKLAGTLSGVIVGFLVALSRKINTQNSALLAVSFAGIGLIPALFGAYLMTFVIRLIEKKITNGLDFIIVVIFCIPLARLLGVGFTPLVDGSLLKIGGIIDAAMAASPLLMGLILGGIITVVGTSPLSSMALTAMLGLTGAPMAVAALTAFASSFMNTTLLHRLKIGNLKSVISIAIEPLSKADLVSSNPVPIYVTNFIGGGLAGMVIAYSGLINDAPGTAAPTPGILVMFGFNPALEVLKYAAIAAIICFIVGIVMSYLFRNYPIRNSEVTGYQSKINPELTKV
- a CDS encoding NUDIX hydrolase — its product is MPPKHIVSASCVVLNDEDIILLIKSPLRGWEIPGGQIENGETIREGVIREVKEESGVDVELTEFCGVFQNTEHSIINNLFKGKYISGQLTTSDESLEVGFFTYAEVMEKVTWGNFTERIRLCFSEEEQPFLISF
- the guaA gene encoding glutamine-hydrolyzing GMP synthase encodes the protein MEMAKEQELILVLDFGSQYNQLITRRIREMGVYSELHDHEISIEEIKKMNPKGIILSGGPNSVYEEGSYTIDPEIYNLGVPVLGICYGMQLTTKLLGGKVERANEREYGKAIIRAKADELFFGLPEEQTVWMSHSDKVIEIPEGFESIADSPSTPYAAIEDKERRIYGVQFHPEVRHTEYGNDILRNFVRRICDCTGEWTMENFIDLEIEKIREQVGDRKVLCAMSGGVDSSVVAVLLHKAIGDQLTCIFVDHGLLRKGEGDMVMEQFGEGFNMNIIRVNAKDRFMDKLKGVSDPEQKRKIIGNEFVYVFDDEASKLKGVDFLAQGTLYTDVIESGTKTAQTIKSHHNVGGLPEDMQFELIEPINTLFKDEVRALGIELGIPEHLVWRQPFPGPGLGIRVLGEITEEKLEIVRESDAILREVIREEGLEREIWQYFTVLPGMRSVGVMGDYRTYDYTIGIRAVTSIDGMTSDFARIDWEVLQKISSRIVNEVDHVNRVVYDVTSKPPSTIEWE
- a CDS encoding complement inhibitor SCIN family protein; translated protein: MNFKQFLLSGLAVALLGSAGANIFSKQAEAASYGAYEFRDYNVTAKENLKNLLNASSYYKGMAKESGARFYQNKLNQELHFAKKQQNASNDSQVVTAINRLSAVYNEVFQIHLQTEKGSSDVQSKKTELQNLIIKANGLLTESRHLMNQDEAQLKKTVEQAQTVLKQAQPDYELVNAISTVQQGIKNVEQYKAFVNHR